Genomic window (Eptesicus fuscus isolate TK198812 chromosome 17, DD_ASM_mEF_20220401, whole genome shotgun sequence):
ACCAGCCCTCAGGCACCTAGGTCCCACCCCTCAGAAATGTATGGTCTCAATGGGCAACCCCAAGTCACCTGCCCTGATTCCTCACCCTGGAAGGCCACCTTTCCCTTGCCTGAGTCAGGGCACCTCCTGCCTGCATGGCCAGAGTCATCGGCAGCCCAAGGCATATGGGGCCCAAACCATGGGGCAGACAGACGAAGACCACAGGACTAGGGTCCAAAGCTAGAGGAATACCCTCACTGCAGCATCATCCCTTTtatcattagaaaataaaaaggaaagagaaattttattttgaaaaggaaaagtgaaaatgCCTCAACAAAGTAGCCAGGTCCTTGAGGAGGCATAGACAGGGCGGGTTTCCCGGGTTcgggtcccagctctgccatttctaTGTGACCCCGGGCATTTGAGGGAGTTACGGAATCCAGGACAGACCACCCTCTGCTGGGCCCACCTGAtgtctttcccttctccccctcgccccccgccccccagttttCACCTGGTGCACTCTCCGCCACTCCACCCCGAGTTCAAGAGAGCCATCAGGGACCTGCCCCCCCACTTCAATGCCTCCACCGAGCCCGACTACAGAAGGCTCATCTCCAACTATGGTACCCACTTCACCCACTCCATGGAGCTGGGCggcaggatctttgccctcaccgCCCTGCGCACCTgcgagctggccctgggcgggcTCACGGCCGACGAGGTGGGGGCCTGCCTGGCCGTGGAGGCCGAGGTCAGCATAGGCAGCCGCGCCAGGTCCTCGTCGGAATTCAAGGCCTGCgaggagaagaagaagcagcACAAGATAGCAGCCTCCTTCCACGAGGCCTACCAGGAACGCTATTCCAAAGTGGTAGGCGGCCACCACACCGCCGTGACGGACCTGCTGTTTGGGAAGCACGTGGAGCCCGAGCAGTTCTCCGCCTGGGTGAGCTCCCTGATGGACAGACCCGGCCTGGTGGACTACACCCTGGTGCCGCTGCACTTGCTTCTGCAGAAGCGGGACCCACGGCGGGAGGCGCTGAGGCAGGCCGTGAGCAAGTACGTGATGGACCGCGCCCGCTGGAAGGACTGCAGCCGGCCCTGCCGCCCGGGCCAGCAGAAGAGCCCCCGTGACCCCTGCCAGTGTGTGTGCCACGGCTCCGCGGTCACCAACCAGGACTGCTGTCCCcggcagaggggcctggcccaCTTAAAGGTGATGGACTTCCAGGCGACAGGTCTGTGGGGAGACACATCTACCGCCACGGACGCCTACCTGAAGGTCTTCTTTGGGGGCCAGGAGCTGAGGACAGGCACGGTGTGGAACAATAACAACCCCCAGTGGATGACACAGCTGGACTTCGGGGACCTGGTCCTGGTCTCAGGGGGCCCCCTGAGGGTGCAGGTCTGGGACCAAGACTACGGCTGGGACGATGATCTCCTTGGCACCTGTGACCGGACTCCACATTCGGGCCGACACAGGGTGGAGTGTAACCTGCATCACGGTCACCTGAAGTTCTGGTACAACGCCACATGCTTGCCTCACCTGACAGGGCCAACGTGCCTGCAGTACGCGCCCCAAGGGCTTCTGGGGGAGCCTCCGGGAAACCGAAGTGGAGCAGTGTGGTGACGACGGGGGGCCTGACAGGGCCTGTATGCCCGGACTGAAGAGGTTCTACAGAGGAAGCCAGGGGCTATCTATCTTCATATCCCCATTAGACAGAGAGAAAATGggctccccccccctttttttttttctcggtGAGGTGGCTGGATTTATAGGCAGCCCTGAGTCTCCCCGTCCAAACTGCCTTGGCTCCCCAATATTCTGGAGCCCAGGAAACCAGCTGCTGCTGGGCGCCACGGCCGCCGGTCGCTACGCAGGCCGCCGTGAGGccaggagctgggcagagggccaGGCGGCCACTCCCACCAGGCTGCTTGGTGTCCTCAAAGGGCTTCCCTTTCTAACGCGGTGGTTTTTCATCACTTTAGATCTCGCCCTTCTCTCCCAGCGGCTCTGCGTTCTGTCTTCTTTGCCTCTCAGGCAAACCAGGGCTCTCTTGACCTGTCCCATGTGTACACAACCTGGCAGAGAACCAATAAACGCGACGTGACGACAACTGTAACGGTGGCGGCTGTgacaggggagagggtggggaccaACACAGCCCTGGAGATAAACGTCTCGCAACCCCACCACGGGGCAGGTGGCTCACCCCCGCGGCAGACAGGGAGACGGAACTTGTCTCCCGCTTTTGTGGGGAATGGGGGGGACCCAACCTATTTTACTTTCCTCATAACTCTCTGATTTgagaaacagcagcagcagcttggtGACACATGGCAATGGACATTCAGCTCCCAGCTGTGAGGCCAtagggagtggggcggggggagggaggactaTGGTGAACTGAAGGGCCCAGGTCTTCtctaggggggtggggaggctgcagCTCTGCACCAGCCAGACATTCACAGGCAGGAATGTGAGCCCAGTGCTGCCAAGTCTTCtagattctttatatatatatattattgattttttacagagaggaagggagagggatagagagtcagaaacatcgatgagagagaaacattgatcagctgcctcctgcacacctcctactggggatgtgcccgcaaccaaggtacatgcccttgactggaattgaacctgggacctttcagtccgcaggccaatgctctatccactgagtcaaaccggttagggctagattcTTAAAGTAACCAGAAATCCCAATTTGACTTCTAATTGTTGACAATTCGTTTcaccttgtaaaaaaaaaaaaaaagcctgatgTGGGAAAACATGGGACCAACCAAAGAGAACTTGGATGAGGGCCATCCTTGATCTGGAGCAATCAGTTTGGAAACTCTACTTCATCAGGACCCATGGAGAGGCTGACCAGCTCTCCCCTGTCCCACAGCCTCAGAGGAGGGGGCCATGGGTCCAAGCAGGAAGTGTTGGAGGGCTACCTGGTCAGCGTGCAGGAAACGCCAGAGCCTTGGGGTCTGATGTAAAATGAAATGGCCTGGGTTTCCTGTGCCCGGGACACAGGCCTAGGAACAGGCCCGCAGGCTGTGCGAGGCCGTGGTCGGGGCTCAGAgctgccggcccaggcctcctgaTTATCTTTGAAACCCCCTGTAAATTAAGCCCCTCGAGGCTTGTGTGAACCCCCAAGTGATAGTACACGGAGCCTGAATCCTCAAGTGGGATGGGAGGGACGGACGAGTGCTAAAAGCCAGTTTAAAACCACCGTTCTTAACAGGTTTCCgctcacagccacacacacaaacaagagCAGGAGAGAAATCTTGAAACTTCACGCTGGCTGCTGCACTCCTTGAAAATAAACATGGGTGGggaagcagggccagggcaggctgagggagcGGCTCCGATGAGCGGTGGGGGTCTTGGTCAAGTACCCACGTGGTCGGTGACCTCCAACAAGCCCCTCTGctccctgggccttggtttccccaaAAGGACAATCTTTGCTTTATTCCCTTCTCAGCGCACCATGAGCCTTTCTGGGTCAGTGCTCTTCTGAAAGGGCTCCTGAACGGCTACCTGGTTAGCCCTCCTGGTTTACCTGAAGGGAGAGTGAGGCCAGAAGGAGAAGGGACGGGACTGTGGGTGCCGACGTTGGTGGCCAGGTGTCTTCGTGTCCTGGCACTCCATCCAGCACGACTTTGGAGAGAGCAGCAGGGCTCAGAGAGGAATGTCCGGAGATGACCAAGGCCCGCTCTTGTCAAGGGGCTGCGATGGAGTCCTCAGCCCTAACAAAACCCAGCACATTTTTGTTTCCACCCCACATGGACATGGAGGCACTTTGTCACACCTGAGGCCCTGTGTTTGTCCGAGAAGTTCTCTACTGTGCCAGATGCCTTCCATTTGCCCTCCAGGTCCGGTCTgcaccctgctcctccctgctctggcccaggAGGCTGACCCGTCCATCCGAGCCTGCCTGCCAGTGGCAGAGGCTGGACGGAGGGGAGAGCTCGGAGATTAGGCATTTACTCCACTCGGTGTCTCTCAGTGAGGCGGCCTTGGGTCCGCTCTGTCACCTCTTCCTCTCCAGGGGGCCTCTGCacactctctctttcttcctggaTTCCaacaactgcccctcccctcatcCCTTCAGACCTAGGGGCAGCAACAGCTCTGCCGATGTGAATCCTGAGTGACGGCACTGTCCTCcatgcctccccacacccccacaccttTGTAAGTAGGCCCTATATAAACAAATTCCCTCAAATTAGTATAACCTGAGTATGTCACTGGCTTATGCTAAGGCCTGAATGTTGGTGtccccccaaatccat
Coding sequences:
- the PRF1 gene encoding perforin-1, producing the protein MATRVLLLGSLLLLLPTPAPARCYTAARSECQSVHKAVPGSELAGEGVDVTSLRRSGSFPVDTGSFLRPDGTCTLCHNTLKGGALQRLPLALTDWRAQGSGCQRHLVRAKATSTETVAKDAASSIRNDWRAGLEVNPNPSTSARVSVAGSHSEEANFAADKTHQDKYSFSTDTMECRFYSFHLVHSPPLHPEFKRAIRDLPPHFNASTEPDYRRLISNYGTHFTHSMELGGRIFALTALRTCELALGGLTADEVGACLAVEAEVSIGSRARSSSEFKACEEKKKQHKIAASFHEAYQERYSKVVGGHHTAVTDLLFGKHVEPEQFSAWVSSLMDRPGLVDYTLVPLHLLLQKRDPRREALRQAVSKYVMDRARWKDCSRPCRPGQQKSPRDPCQCVCHGSAVTNQDCCPRQRGLAHLKVMDFQATGLWGDTSTATDAYLKVFFGGQELRTGTVWNNNNPQWMTQLDFGDLVLVSGGPLRVQVWDQDYGWDDDLLGTCDRTPHSGRHRVECNLHHGHLKFWYNATCLPHLTGPTCLQYAPQGLLGEPPGNRSGAVW